A region of the Paenibacillus sp. J23TS9 genome:
TACTGCGATTATTTCTCCACTTCGATGGTCATGATGGCACGATCACTCAACATTCCAGCCCGCTGGGTCAAAGGGTACGCTCCTGGCCAGCAGCAGATGAATTCGGATGATGTACTTCAGAGACAGGGTAAAGTGGTTGATACAGGCGTTTATACCGTGACCAACGCGGATGCCCATTCCTGGGCAGAAGTTTATTTTGGATCTTATGGTTGGGTGCCTGTCGAAGCGACGCCGGGATTCAACATGCCGCTACTTACGCATAAGGAAGACAGCAAGCCTGTCACGGCTCCACAAGTTGAAGATGAAGCAGAGCAGGACGTGCTTAAGGAGACAACGACAGCAGGAACTGGTACGAATGGTTCTGGACTTTCCGGTGCGGCAATTGCTTGGATTACAATCCTTATCATTGTTTTGCTTGCAATATATACCCTTTGGATGCTGCGCATCCGTGTGAGATTTTTCCTCATCGGCATCCGTAAAGGCAGAAAGCTTACCGAGGATCAGAAAGTGATCGTGATGACCGAACAATGGCTGAATAAACTGAAGAGAAAAGGTATCCGGAGAAGCTCAAACGAAACGCTGCGTGAATCCGTAAATCGCTGGGAAAAGGAAATGCCGACCTTATCTCCGGCACTTGGACCGCTTCTGATGCTGTTTGAGAAAGCCAGATATAGTCCCTCTTCGGTATCGGAAGCCGAATGGAGAAGCGTATACGATCACAGCCGTAATCTTAAAACAGCCCTTAAAAAGGCAGAGGATCCGGCGGCATAATCGGGACCTTACGCAAAGCGCCCTCGCGGGCGTTTTCTTTTTTACTAACCACGTAGATTATGGTATAGTTTGTCCTATGAAACTGAGGTGACAACAATTTGTTCGAAATACTAATCCCTAAATTAAGGGTGAATACGGTATTTGATATTGATTTGGAAGACCTGTATGCCAAGGGTTACCGGGGAATCATCACGGACCTGGATAACACCCTGGTTGGCGCAAAAATGCCGCTGGCTACACCGGAGCTGATTACCTGGTTCGAGCGGGTCAAAAAGCTCGGGTTTAAGCTGATCATTGTGTCGAATAACCGCATGGATCGCGTAGCGGCGTTTGCCACTCCACTGGATATCCAGTTTGTGCATCAGGCGCGTAAGCCCCGGAATGCGCCATTTCGCAAGGCCATCAGCATGATGGGACTCCGTGATCAAGAAACCATCGTGGTCGGCGATCAGATGATGACCGATGTGTACGGCGGCAACCGCATGGGCCTTTTTACGGTGCTGGTGCTTCCGGTTTCCATCGCGGATGAAGGCTGGGCAACAAGAATCAACCGCCGCCTGGAGAAGATTGCACTGAAACGTTTGCGTAAAAAAGGACTATGGCTTGAGGAGGAAAAACATCAATGAAAGACCCGATGGGCGGACAAAGCATCAAAAAGTGCAGCGGCTGCGGCATTGAGCTGCAGGCGCTAAATCCCGATTTGCCAGGGTACCTACCGGAGAAGTCGCTGGGCAGAGAGCCTGTTATTTGTCAGCGCTGCTTCCGTATTAAAAACTATAACGAGGCTTCTTCCGTTACAGTGGACCAGGATGAGTTCTTACGACTCTTGAGCCAAATCGGCGGCAAGAATGCACTCGTCATTCATATTGTCGATCTGTTCGATTTCGAGGGCAGTTTGATTTCGGGGCTCCAGCGTTTTGTGGGGAACAACCCCGTTATACTCGCCGTGAACAAAATCGATTTGCTTCCTAAAGTGACAAACTGGAACAAAGTGATTAACTGGGTGCAGAAACAATGCAAGGAACAGGGACTTAAGACTGAAGAAATTATCCTGTGCAGCGCCAAGAGGAATCTGGGCTTTGAGCGTCTTCTTGAAACAGTATCCGAATACCGTGGCAACCGTGATGTTTATGTGGTTGGGGCTACGAATGTCGGCAAATCCACACTGATTAACCGATTAATCCGCGATTATAGTGATCTGGAACAAGAACTCACCGT
Encoded here:
- the yqeH gene encoding ribosome biogenesis GTPase YqeH, whose translation is MKDPMGGQSIKKCSGCGIELQALNPDLPGYLPEKSLGREPVICQRCFRIKNYNEASSVTVDQDEFLRLLSQIGGKNALVIHIVDLFDFEGSLISGLQRFVGNNPVILAVNKIDLLPKVTNWNKVINWVQKQCKEQGLKTEEIILCSAKRNLGFERLLETVSEYRGNRDVYVVGATNVGKSTLINRLIRDYSDLEQELTVSRYPGTTLDMVSIPLDDGHHIIDTPGIVYPWRYSELVDRKDLGAIMPENPLKPMVYQLNEGQTLFFGGMARFDFIQGARQSFTCFLSSRLNIHRTKLEKADALYQEHAGVLLAPPEKENLGQMPDWTRHEIRVPKGARMDLFISGLGWLKVNSDQGALTAIHAPKGVKVLARPSLI
- a CDS encoding YqeG family HAD IIIA-type phosphatase; translated protein: MFEILIPKLRVNTVFDIDLEDLYAKGYRGIITDLDNTLVGAKMPLATPELITWFERVKKLGFKLIIVSNNRMDRVAAFATPLDIQFVHQARKPRNAPFRKAISMMGLRDQETIVVGDQMMTDVYGGNRMGLFTVLVLPVSIADEGWATRINRRLEKIALKRLRKKGLWLEEEKHQ